In the genome of Falsirhodobacter halotolerans, the window CGACCGCCTCCTCGCCCAAGGAGGTGCCCACCTCCTCGCCCCACAGATCGGCATAGCGGGCGTTGGAGATGACGAGTTGGCCCGAGGGGGAAAACACGGCCACCGCCTCCTCCATCGCGTCGATCACCGCCTGCCCCAGGGCCAGATCGGCGCGGAAGCGGCGGGTGCGGGTCATCTCGGACGAGATGTCTTCGAACATGATGGCCATGGCACCGCCGGGATAGGGGCGGCCCACCACGCGGTAGGTCTGGCCCGAAGGCAGGCTCCACGTCTCCTCATAGCGGCCTTGGGTCGCGGCCTCTTCCAGATCGACCATGCGCTTGCGCCAGCCGTGATAATCCTTGGGTTCGGGGATCATGCTGCGGTCGCGCATCGCGTCCAGAACGGCGAAGAGGGTGGGGCGGGCCGACAGGAAATCCGCCGGAAGGCCGGTCAGGTCCAGAAGCGCGGGGTTGAACATTTGCAGGTTGCGGCGATGGTCGAAGATCGCGAGGCCGATGGGCAGGTCGGCAAAGGTGCGGGTCAGCGTCTGGCGAAAATCGCTGAGAGCGTTTTCCGCGTCCACCGCCTGATCGACCGGCCAGGCGAACCCGGCGCGCACCTCTCCCTCTGTGCCGGACCGGGCAAGGGCGAACCACAAGGGCACGTCGCCGGGGCCCGACAGGCGGGACCGGGGCGCATCGGCGGGAAACAGGCGGGGCAACGGCCATGTCTCGGCGGCCTTGCCGCCCACGGCGCAATAGGCGCGGTTGGCCCAGATCACCTCGCCATCCGCCGCTTCCTGCCACAGGGGCAGGGGGGCGGTCTGTACGATGTGGCGCAGGCGCGCGACCTCGTCGGCCTGAACGCGCTGGGTCAGGATGTCGGTGGGCCCGTGCGAATCGCCGTCCAGAACGATGCGGGTCACGCCCCCGCGCCAATCCGCCGTGCAGGTCAGATCCCGGCTGTGCAACCGCAGGCGCCCCAGTGTTTCCAGCCGGTCGAACTGATCGGCGGCGTCGGCGAACTGCCGGGTCAGGAACGCCATCACGCGGTCGCGCGGGGTGCCGTCCCCGTCCCCGATCTGCGTCAGCAGCGTACGGGCGCTGGCGCTGGCGTCCAGAAGGTGCGGGCCGTCGAACAGAAAGACCGTCTCGGCTCCGCCCATTGCGGGGGCGGGACGGCGGCGGGCGATGACGGTGCGCAGCACGAAGGCCATGCCACATGCCAGAAGGGCGAGCGCTTCGATCCGAAGCAGGTCCATCAGGCCGATCGCGTGCATTCATCTTCCCCGTGTGCCGTTTTCACCGCATGGTAGGGTGCAAAATGGTTAATTCATTTTTAACTTTCGACCGTTTTTCGCGTGGGACGTGTGGCCGCGCAGGATTGTTGCGCGGATGTCACGAAAGGGGGAAGGGCCGGTTTTCCTCCAGCGGGCCTGTTTCGGCGGTGATCGTGTCGCGCGGCCAGATCACATCCACCACCGCGCCGCTGCGCAAGGGATGCTCCTCGGGGGCGAGGAAAGGGTGCGATCCGTTGCCGAAGGTCAGGGTGGCCCCCGTGCGCTCCAGAAGCGTCTTGGCGATGAAGAGGCCGAGGCCCATCCCCTCATATCCCGGGCGGCGCATCAGATCCTGCGGCAGGCGGCGGGGGCGCACGAACGGCTCGCCGATGCGCCCGAGGATCTGGGCGGGATAGCCTTCGCCGTCATCGGCAACCCGGACGCGGATCTCGTCCTCGCTCCAGCGGGCATCGACCCAGACGGTGGTGGCGGCGAAATCGACGGCGTTCTGCACCAGATTGCGCAGCCCGTGGATGATTTCGGGCCGACGCTGGATCAGGGGGATGCGGTCGTCCTCCTGCCCCGCCACATCGCCGCGGGCCGAGAATTCGACCACGCGGCCGCGGGCGATATGCGGTTCGGCCGCCTCGCGCAGGAGGGAGGTCAGGGGGGCCTGCCGCATCAGCGTGTCGTCCTTTCCCGCCCGTCCCATGGAATGCAGGATGTCGCGGCAGCGCACCGCCTGATCGCGGATCAGGGCGGCATCCTCGTGAAGGTCGGGCCGATCGGACAGCTCTTCCATCAGCTCGGCGCTGACCAGCTTGATCGTCGCCAGGGGGGTGCCGAGTTCGTGCGCGGCGGCGGCGATCACGCCCCCCAGATCGGTCAGCTTCTGTTCGCGGGCCAGCGCCATCTGCGTGGCCAGAAGCGCGTTCTGCGTGGTGCGGATCTCGGTCGCGACGCGGCGGGCATAGATCGAGGTGAAGGCGATGCCGATCACCATCGACAGCCAGAAGCCGAAGCGGAACAGGGCCGGCGTCTGCAACAGCGAATTGTCCGACAGTTCCATCGGCAGGTGCCAGATCGTCACCGCCGTCACCCATATGGTGGCGCAGACCGACAGGATGATCGTGGTGCGCAGCCCCAACGCCGCCGCGGCGATCACCACCGGCGCCAGGATCAGCAGCACGAACGGATTGGACAATCCCCCCGTCAGAAAGACCAGCACCGACAACTGCGACATGTCGAACAGCAGGGTCAGAAGGGCCTCGTTCTCGCTCAGGTGCCGATTGGT includes:
- a CDS encoding PAS-domain containing protein, with translation MHAIGLMDLLRIEALALLACGMAFVLRTVIARRRPAPAMGGAETVFLFDGPHLLDASASARTLLTQIGDGDGTPRDRVMAFLTRQFADAADQFDRLETLGRLRLHSRDLTCTADWRGGVTRIVLDGDSHGPTDILTQRVQADEVARLRHIVQTAPLPLWQEAADGEVIWANRAYCAVGGKAAETWPLPRLFPADAPRSRLSGPGDVPLWFALARSGTEGEVRAGFAWPVDQAVDAENALSDFRQTLTRTFADLPIGLAIFDHRRNLQMFNPALLDLTGLPADFLSARPTLFAVLDAMRDRSMIPEPKDYHGWRKRMVDLEEAATQGRYEETWSLPSGQTYRVVGRPYPGGAMAIMFEDISSEMTRTRRFRADLALGQAVIDAMEEAVAVFSPSGQLVISNARYADLWGEEVGTSLGEEAV
- the regB gene encoding sensor histidine kinase RegB, giving the protein MHSVAPTPIPRGDWLRLRTLINLRWISILGQFAAITVCFRLLDIHLPLLPCYLAVAVLAAVNLTLAMRCRTNRHLSENEALLTLLFDMSQLSVLVFLTGGLSNPFVLLILAPVVIAAAALGLRTTIILSVCATIWVTAVTIWHLPMELSDNSLLQTPALFRFGFWLSMVIGIAFTSIYARRVATEIRTTQNALLATQMALAREQKLTDLGGVIAAAAHELGTPLATIKLVSAELMEELSDRPDLHEDAALIRDQAVRCRDILHSMGRAGKDDTLMRQAPLTSLLREAAEPHIARGRVVEFSARGDVAGQEDDRIPLIQRRPEIIHGLRNLVQNAVDFAATTVWVDARWSEDEIRVRVADDGEGYPAQILGRIGEPFVRPRRLPQDLMRRPGYEGMGLGLFIAKTLLERTGATLTFGNGSHPFLAPEEHPLRSGAVVDVIWPRDTITAETGPLEENRPFPLS